In the Brassica napus cultivar Da-Ae chromosome A7, Da-Ae, whole genome shotgun sequence genome, one interval contains:
- the LOC106355549 gene encoding enhanced ethylene response protein 5-like, whose translation MAYVSMGEAHRRITEYLNRFCDAVSYQDSSMLCRLLSFSSNSPSLLSLADALNVFQDASSLIRQSDKFSEYGEILAHLFRSLQSYRVGNLVEAYLAFEKFANAFVQEFRNWESAWALEALYVVCYEVRILAEKADKELTSNGKSPEKLKAAGSLLMKVFGVLAGKGPKRVGALYVTCQLFKTYFKLGTVNLCRSVIRSIETARIFDFEEFPRRDKVTYMYYTGRLEVFNENFPAADTKLSYALQHCNPERERNIRMILKYLIPVKLSLGVIPKDELLQKYNLHEYMNVVQALRKGDLRLLRHALQEHEDRFLRSGVYLVLEKLELQVYQRLMKKIYIIQKLSDPARAHQLKLEVIAKALRWLEIDMDLDEVECIMTILIYKNLVKGYLAHKSKVVVLSKQDPFPKLNGKPVGS comes from the exons TGGGTGAAGCTCACCGGCGAATCACTGAGTACCTAAACCGCTTCTGCGACGCCGTTTCCTACCAAGACTCTTCTATGCTTTGTCgcctcctctctttctcttccaACTCCCCGTCTCTTCTCTCACTCGCCGACGCACTCAACGTCTTCCAG GATGCTAGCAGTTTGATAAGACAATCTGATAAGTTCTCTGAGTACGGGGAGATACTAGCTCACTTGTTTCGTTCTCTACAAAGTTACCGCGTTGGGAATCTAGTCGAAGCATACCTCGCTTTTGAAAAGTTTGCCAA CGCTTTTGTTCAGGAGTTTCGTAATTGGGAATCTGCTTGGGCTTTGGAAGCTCTCTATGTAGTTTGCTATGAAGTTCGTATTCTTGCTGAAAAG GCTGATAAAGAGTTGACCTCTAATGGAAAATCCCCTGAGAAACTGAAAGCAGCAGGATCTCTTCTCATGAAAGTCTTTGGAGTTCTTGCT gGTAAAGGTCCAAAACGAGTTGGAGCATTGTATGTGACTTGCCAATTGTTCAAGACCTACTTCAAG CTTGGAACTGTCAATCTTTGTCGAAGTGTAATAAGAAGTATTGAGACTGCTCGGATATTTGACTTTGAGGAGTTTCCAAGAAGAGACAAG gttacatacatgtattataCCGGAAGATTAGAAGTCTTCAACGAGAATTTTCCTGCT GCTGATACAAAGCTATCATATGCCTTACAACATTGCAACCCCGAAAGAGAACGGAATATAAG GATGATATTGAAGTATTTAATACCAGTGAAACTTTCTTTAGGAGTCATACCAAAAGATGAGCTCTTACAAAAGTATAATCTTCATGAG TACATGAATGTTGTGCAAGCTCTGAGAAAGGGTGATCTCAGGCTTCTTCGGCATGCTCTTCAAGAACACGAAGATAG GTTCTTGAGGTCTGGTGTGTACCTTGTCTTGGAAAAGCTGGAGCTCCAAGTCTACCAGAGACTCATGAAAAAAAT TTATATCATCCAGAAGCTAAGTGATCCGGCAAGAGCTCACCAACTGAAGCTTGAAGTGATTGCTAAAGCACTTAGATGGCTTGAGATAGACATGGATCTCGATGAG GTGGAATGTATAATGACGATCTTGATTTACAAAAACCTTGTGAAAGGTTATTTGGCACACAAGAGCAAAGTGGTAGTTCTAAGCAAGCAAGATCCTTTCCCTAAACTGAACGGGAAGCCTGTAGGCTCATAG
- the LOC106398577 gene encoding protein HEAT STRESS TOLERANT DWD 1-like, whose amino-acid sequence MGKSPGLSFMAHNEDVNVISWNRLASCMLASGSDDGTFSIHDLRVIKDKDKAKVAHFGYHKHPITSIEWSAHESSTLAVSSGDNQLTIWDLSLKMDEEEFKAQSKEQVNTPQDLPPQLLFVHQGQKDLKELHWHNQIPGMIVSTAADGFNILMPYKIQNTLPDLAA is encoded by the exons ATGGGGAAGTCGCCTGGATTATCTTTCATGGCACATAACGAAGATGTGAATGTCATCTCATGGAACAG GCTGGCTAGTTGCATGTTGGCATCAGGGAGTGATGACGGGACGTTCTCTATACATGATCTTAGAGTTATAAAG GATAAGGATAAAGCTAAGGTAGCTCATTTTGGGTATCATAAGCATCCTATTACGTCGATTGAGTGGAGCGCTCATGAATCTTCGACACTTGCAGTCTCTTCTGGCGATAACCAGCTCAC GATATGGGATTTATCCTTAAAGAtggatgaagaagagttcaaagCACAGAGCAAGGAACAAGTCAACACACCTCAAGACTTGCCTCCTCAGCTACTCTTCGTTCACCAGGGGCAAAAGGACTTGAAGGAACTTCACTGGCACAACCAGATTCCAGGGATGATCGTCTCAACTGCGGCTGATGGTTTCAACATCTTGATGCCTTACAAGATTCAAAACACACTTCCTGATCTCGCTGCTTGA